The following proteins are co-located in the Gorilla gorilla gorilla isolate KB3781 chromosome 7, NHGRI_mGorGor1-v2.1_pri, whole genome shotgun sequence genome:
- the RPL30 gene encoding large ribosomal subunit protein eL30 encodes MVAAKKTKKSLESINSRLQLVMKSGKYVLGYKQTLKMIRQGKAKLVILANNCPALRKSEIEYYAMLAKTGVHHYSGNNIELGTACGKYYRVCTLAIIDPGDSDIIRSMPEQTGEK; translated from the exons ATGGTGGCCGCAAAGAAGACG AAAAAGTCGCTGGAGTCGATCAACTCTAGGCTCCAACTCGTTATGAAAAGTGGGAAGTACGTCCTGGGGTACAAGCAGACTCTGAAGATGATCAGACAAGGCAAAGCGAAATTGGTCATTCTTGCTAACAACTGCCCAGCTTTGAG GAAATCTGAAATAGAGTACTATGCTATGTTGGCTAAAACTGGTGTCCATCACTACAGTGGCAATAATATTGAACTGGGCACAGCATGCGGAAAATACTACAGAGTGTGCACACTGGCTATCATTGATCCAG gtgaCTCTGACATCATTAGAAGCATGCCAGAACAGACTGGTGAAAAGTAA